DNA sequence from the Longimicrobiaceae bacterium genome:
TCGTGTCGCTGCGCACCGGGCGGATCGCCGCCCTGGAGGCGCTACTCCGCTGGGAGCACCCGGAGCGCGGGCTGCTGGGCCCCGACGAGTTCATCCACGTGGCCGAGGAGACGGGGCTCATCCTCCCCATCGGCGGCTGGGTGCTCCGCGAGGCGTGCCGCGCGCTGCGCGCCTGGCACGACGAGTTCCCCGGCATCCCGCTGGGCGTGAGCGTCAACCTTTCCGTCCGGCAGATCCGGACGAAGGGGCTGGCCGACGAGGTCCGCGCCGTGCTGGAGGAGACCGGGGTGGACGCGAAGGCGCTGCGCCTGGAGATCACCGAGACGGTGGTGATGGAGGACGACGGGGACGCCGGGGCGACGCTGGAGGCCCTGCGCGCGCTGGGCGTGCAGCTCCACATGGACGACTTCGGGACCGGGTACTCCTCGCTGAGCTACCTGCACCGCCTCCCCCTGCACACCGTCAAGATCGACCGCTCCTTCGTCAGCCCCATGGAGGCCGAGTTCGGGGCCGCGCAGCTGGTGCGCACCATCGTCCCGCTGGCCCACGCGCTCGGGCTCGAGGTGGTGGCGGAGGGGGTGGAGACCGCCGCCGTCGTCGGCGTGCTCCGCGGCCTGCGCTGCGAATACGCGCAGGGGTACCACTTCTCGCTCCCGCTGGAAGCGTCCCGCGTACGGGAGCTGCTGGCCTCGGACCCGCGCTGGTGAGGCCGCGGAGAGCGGGCTCCTTGAGCTTCGGCCGCCGGGGCGGTATCCTTTCCCGGCGAACGCTTCTCCCGCCGGGCCGCTTCGCGCCGCTGGCCGCCCTCCGCGAACGGTAATCCCGCCCCCGCCCCCATCGTGACCGCGCTCCCGCAACCGGTGCTCCCGCTCCGCCCTGTGCCCGCCCACCCCGGCGGCCCCCCGGACGCGTCCCTCCCCGAAGGGGAAGGACTGCTCCACACCCTCCTCGCCAGCGTGGCCGAGGGGGTGGTGGTGTGCGACCCGGAGCTGCGGTGCCGGGTGTGGAACCGCGTGATGGAAGAATGGACGGGGATCCCGGAGGCGGAGGCGCTGGGCCGCACCGTGGCGGAGCTGTTCCCGCAGCTGCGGCGCTTCGGGATCGACCAGCTCCTCCTCCGCGCGATGGGGGGCGAGACGGTGCGCTCGCCCGACATCCCCTTCCGGCTCCGGCGCACGGGGAAGTCGGGGCTGGCGGCCGGGCGGTACGCGCCCCTGCTCGCCCCCGGGGGGGAGGTGCTGGGGGTGCTCGCCACCATCCGCGACGTCACCGACCGCCGGCGGGTGGAAGAGGAGAACCTCCGGCTCGCCGCCTTCCCGCGGGACATACCCAACCCGGTGCTGGAGTGCGACGCCGCCGGGCGCATCGCCTACGCCAACCCCGCCGCCGAGCGGGCCGCCGGGGAGGCCGGCGTTCCCGTGGAGGGGCTCCTCCCGCACAACAGCCCGCAGCTCGCCCGCTCCGCCCTGGAGACGGGGCGGGGCTTCCGGAGCGTGGAGGTGGCGCTGCGGGGGCGGATCCTCGCCTGGACCTACCACCCGCACCCCGCGCTGGGGGTGGTGCACCTCTTTGCCGAGGACGTCACCGGGAGGCGGGCCGTGGAGGAGCAGCTCCGCCACGAGGCGCTGCACGACCCGCTCACCGGGCTCCCCAACCGGCACCTGTTCCTGGAGCACCTGGCCCGCGCGCTCCTCCGCGCCCGGGAGCATCCGGAGTACCCGTTCGCGGTGCTCTTCCTGGACCTGGACCGCTTCAAGCTCATCAACGACTCGCTGGGCCACCACGTGGGCGACCGCCTCCTCTGCGTGGTGGCGGCCCGGCTGCGCGGCGCCCTCCGCGCCGAGGACACGGTGGCGCGCTTCGGCGGGGACGAGTTCGCCCTCCTCCTCGCGGACATCGCCGGGCCGGACGTGGCGGTGGAGACCGCGGCGCGGATCCAGGCCGCGATCTCCGCCCCGGTGAACCTGGACGGCTACGAGGTCTACACCTCCGCCAGCGTCGGCATCGCGCTCTCCTCCGCGGACTACGGGCGCCCCGAGCACCTGCTCCGCAACGCGGACGTGGCCATGTACCGCGCCAAGGCGGCGGGGAACGGGCGCTACGAGATGTTCGACCGGGCGATGCACGCGCACGCCCTCCTCCGGCTGCAGCAGGAGACGGAGCTGCGCCACGCGCTGGACCGCGGGGAGATGCGCCTGGTCTACCAGCCCATCGTGGCGCTGGCGACGGGGCGGATCGAGGGCTTCGAGGCGCTGCTGCGCTGGGTCCACCCGGAGCGGGGGACGGTACCCGCGGGGGACTTCGTCCCGCTGGCCGAGGAGACGGGGATGATCCTCCCCATCGGCCGCTGGGTGCTGGAGGACGCCTGCCGCCGGCTCCGCGAGTGGCAGGACGCCTTCCCCGGCCGCGCCCCCGCCCTGAGCGTCAACCTGTCGGTGCGGCAGTTCGACCAGCCGGACCTGGCCGAGCAGGTGGAGGGGGCGCTGCGCGCCTCCGGCGCCGACCCCGCCGGGCTGCGGCTGGAGATCACGGAAAGCGTGCTGGCGCAGAGCCCGGACCTCGCCGCGGCGACGCTGATGCGCTTCCGCGCCCTGGGGATCGGGGTGCACATGGACGACTTCGGGACGGGGTACTCCTCCCTGGCGCTCCTGCACCACCTCCCGCTGGACGTGCTCAAGATCGACCGCTCCTTCGTGCGGCGGATCGGCGGGGAGGGGGACGCGCTCCCGGTGGTGCGGACCATCGTGGCGCTCGCCGGGAGCCTGGGGCTGGCGACGGTCGCGGAGGGTGTGGAGACGCCGGAGCAGCTCCGGGCCGTCCGGGAGCTGGGGTGCGGCTCCGCGCAGGGATACCTCTTCTCCCGCCCGGTGGAAGCCGACGCGGCGCGCGCGCTGCTGGAGGCCGCGCCCCGCTGGTGAGCGGACCGCCGGACTCCGGGGAGCGCTACCGCGCCCTCTGGGAGGAGGCGGCCCACGCCGCCTTCGCCACCGGGGCGGACGGGCGCTTCGTGGAGGCGAACCCCGCCGCCGCGGCGCTCTTCGGGTACCGGCGGGAGGAGCTGCTCGGCCTGCGGCTGGCCGACCTGTACGCCACCCCGGAGGACGGCGAGGCCCTGGAGCTGGAGATGGAGCGCGCCGGCGCGCTCCGGGAGCGCGAGGTGCGGCTCCGCCGCCGCGACGGGAGCGTGCTCGCCTGCGAGGTGACCGCCGCCCCCCGCCGGGGCGAGGGGGGGATGCAGGGGATCGTGCAGGACGTCACCGCCCGGAAGCGCGCCGAGGTGCAGCTCGCCTACGGCGCCCTGCACGACCCCCTCACCGGCCTCCCCAACCGGCACCTCTTCCTGAGCCGGCTGGAGCAGGCCGTGAAGCGGCTCCGGCGGCGGGGCGAGGCCTCGCTGGCCGTGCTCGCGCTGGACCTGGACCGCTTCGCCCTGGTCAACGACTTCCTGGGGCACGACGCCGGCGACGAGCTCCTCCGCGCCCTCGCCGCCCGCCTGGCCGACGCGCTGCGCCCCGGGGACACCGCGGCCCGCTCGGGCGGGGACGAGTTCACGGTGCTCCTGGAGGACGTCCCGGACGCGCTGGCCGCCACGCGGGTGGCGCAGCGCGTGCTGGCCTCCCTCGCCGCCCCCTTCCAGCTCCGCCGGTACGAGGTCAGCGTCACCGCGAGCGTGGGGATCACGATGCACGCGGGCGGCGGCGCCACGCCGGACGACCTGCTCCGCGA
Encoded proteins:
- a CDS encoding EAL domain-containing protein; the encoded protein is MTALPQPVLPLRPVPAHPGGPPDASLPEGEGLLHTLLASVAEGVVVCDPELRCRVWNRVMEEWTGIPEAEALGRTVAELFPQLRRFGIDQLLLRAMGGETVRSPDIPFRLRRTGKSGLAAGRYAPLLAPGGEVLGVLATIRDVTDRRRVEEENLRLAAFPRDIPNPVLECDAAGRIAYANPAAERAAGEAGVPVEGLLPHNSPQLARSALETGRGFRSVEVALRGRILAWTYHPHPALGVVHLFAEDVTGRRAVEEQLRHEALHDPLTGLPNRHLFLEHLARALLRAREHPEYPFAVLFLDLDRFKLINDSLGHHVGDRLLCVVAARLRGALRAEDTVARFGGDEFALLLADIAGPDVAVETAARIQAAISAPVNLDGYEVYTSASVGIALSSADYGRPEHLLRNADVAMYRAKAAGNGRYEMFDRAMHAHALLRLQQETELRHALDRGEMRLVYQPIVALATGRIEGFEALLRWVHPERGTVPAGDFVPLAEETGMILPIGRWVLEDACRRLREWQDAFPGRAPALSVNLSVRQFDQPDLAEQVEGALRASGADPAGLRLEITESVLAQSPDLAAATLMRFRALGIGVHMDDFGTGYSSLALLHHLPLDVLKIDRSFVRRIGGEGDALPVVRTIVALAGSLGLATVAEGVETPEQLRAVRELGCGSAQGYLFSRPVEADAARALLEAAPRW